One segment of Candidatus Tiamatella incendiivivens DNA contains the following:
- a CDS encoding N-acyl homoserine lactonase family protein, which produces MSYKIIPLVQSKIAAPLGVPFFLGDMRTLVNSGVYIWHIAGADERIVVDAGMEAPGSNGLVHGFPAMGGGEKGTREALEKVGLKPEDVDTLILTHLHFDHVATVHLFHNARIIVQKREWEFAHHPTPHMKGTYDQGALNSLEGMDLVLMDGDTEIAKGIKVVTLPGHTKGLQGVSVETEKGTYLLASDHFYTYFNIMPPRENVEFTDLAGNKLSLGASPLPFLPIGLHVDLSDWFESSYKALRITRRNMIIPGHDPSVVNKTFP; this is translated from the coding sequence TTGAGTTATAAGATAATCCCCTTAGTCCAATCGAAAATAGCTGCCCCATTGGGCGTCCCGTTCTTCCTGGGAGATATGAGAACACTAGTGAATAGTGGAGTTTACATCTGGCACATAGCAGGTGCAGATGAGAGAATAGTAGTTGACGCAGGAATGGAGGCACCTGGATCGAACGGGTTGGTACACGGTTTCCCAGCTATGGGAGGAGGAGAAAAAGGTACTAGAGAAGCTTTAGAGAAAGTTGGGCTGAAACCCGAGGATGTTGATACTCTAATACTAACGCACCTTCACTTCGATCATGTAGCAACAGTACACCTATTCCACAATGCCCGTATCATAGTGCAGAAAAGAGAGTGGGAATTCGCGCATCACCCTACTCCGCACATGAAGGGAACATATGATCAGGGAGCGCTCAATTCCTTAGAAGGAATGGATCTTGTATTAATGGATGGAGATACTGAAATAGCTAAAGGAATCAAAGTGGTCACACTTCCAGGCCATACCAAGGGCTTACAGGGTGTTAGTGTTGAAACGGAGAAAGGTACATATCTACTGGCTTCTGACCATTTCTATACCTACTTTAACATAATGCCTCCAAGGGAGAACGTAGAGTTCACTGATTTAGCAGGAAATAAGCTATCGCTAGGAGCGTCACCGCTCCCATTCCTACCTATAGGTCTTCATGTAGATTTATCTGACTGGTTTGAAAGTTCCTACAAAGCTTTGAGGATAACGAGGA